aatgcatcaaaattaaattcatatttataatccaaaatatatatatttaaatttacaaacatttttttttgtagaTTTAAACTTTTCAATTTAAACTCTATTTGTATTCTAAATTTTTCAATTCAATCTTATCTAATTctacaaaataaatttatttttacttaaatacaatatttagtttttttatatattttatactattaaatattatttatatattattaataaattaaattattagcTTCTTGTGAACAAGAGAGGATTTTGATTCAAATCTTCACTTATTTAtcataagtatatatatattttttatttttttcagacatgcacattatatattatatattaagaatatttCTATCCTTAATGTGAAAtttatgtttatatttattgtttattaatTCTTAATATGCCACAAGAAAGCATATGCTTCAACTCTTAGTGGAAATGAAAGCTACTATTGAATCTATAGTTTATGACCATCTATACATGAATATTGATTGATAGGATATGAGCAGCGATTTAAAACACTTGGCACACATTCAATGCTTGATTGGTGATAGCAGCGTTTCAGCATATACCTCTGCATCAAACCAACTCTTCCCCCTGTGAACTTTTGGATACTTAAATGATTGGTCTCTTGGGTCAtacaaaattaaatcaaactcaaacatTAACAAGACTTCACCATTACCAAAAATGCAGTATGGCCCAGAATATGAAAAATCTTCAGGATTAGGCAAATAAGGAATAGTCACCATTTTTACCCAAGACTCTCTTACTCCATAGTCCTTCATCAGCCACAACACAAAATAGCTTTTTTTGTAGTCATAATTCATGCACAGACATCCCTTTAACGTACCCAAACTAGGTGTGGAACATTCTTCCTTCTCATAATGAGGTGGCAGAATCTCGTTGTATGTTTCCTTGTGTAGATCCAATGAAACAATGATCCACAAAGAAGAATTTGAATTACCAACAGCATAATTGGCGTCCCAGTTGAGAGTGCCACTCACGAATTTTCCCGAGTTTTGATAGGGGGTAACACCATGAGGGAAGTCTTGAATCTTTCTCCAAGATTTTGAGGCCATGCTATATACCTTCACATTAGTTTCAGCGAAGAACACATTAGGGTCACAAAACACAGCCACCACCTTGTAGTCATCGTTCTTTTGATCATAACCAAGGCCAAAATTGGTAAAACACCCTGGCCTCCAGTTATTACACAAAGGTGGTGACTTCTTGGAGACTCTAGTTGAAGGGTTCCAGAGAAGAACAGAGTCTCCTTTAACTGCAAAACAAAGCAAGCCATTGCAGGAACCAACAATTCCGTCATGGCGGAACTTGTTCTTAACTG
Above is a genomic segment from Arachis stenosperma cultivar V10309 chromosome 1, arast.V10309.gnm1.PFL2, whole genome shotgun sequence containing:
- the LOC130938512 gene encoding F-box/kelch-repeat protein At3g23880-like, coding for MSHSPNQVSLPPLPFIPDELIEEILSRLPVRSLLQFRCVCKSWMSLISDPYFVKKHLQLSTQSTNLTRHRIILTDTTAEFHLKSCPLTSLFHNPSTICEDLNYPVKNKFRHDGIVGSCNGLLCFAVKGDSVLLWNPSTRVSKKSPPLCNNWRPGCFTNFGLGYDQKNDDYKVVAVFCDPNVFFAETNVKVYSMASKSWRKIQDFPHGVTPYQNSGKFVSGTLNWDANYAVGNSNSSLWIIVSLDLHKETYNEILPPHYEKEECSTPSLGTLKGCLCMNYDYKKSYFVLWLMKDYGVRESWVKMVTIPYLPNPEDFSYSGPYCIFGNGEVLLMFEFDLILYDPRDQSFKYPKVHRGKSWFDAEVYAETLLSPIKH